In Ensifer canadensis, a genomic segment contains:
- a CDS encoding Kazal-type serine protease inhibitor family protein, with amino-acid sequence MALLRLLFTRPGAAILLAFGFLSACTVVVDEPRPGPGPIRPPMCTMEYAPVCGARGNRTRTFSNSCQARADGFNVIHRGECRPDYRPPEPQPQACTREYAPVCGQRGRQQQTFSNACMARADGFRVVSPGECRRDDDRPPQGQFCTREYAPVCGQRGSRVQTFPNSCEAGGAGFRVVHPGECR; translated from the coding sequence ATGGCGCTTCTCAGACTTCTTTTTACGCGGCCGGGGGCGGCAATTCTGTTGGCATTCGGATTTCTGTCCGCGTGTACCGTCGTGGTTGACGAGCCGAGGCCCGGTCCGGGGCCGATCCGTCCGCCGATGTGCACGATGGAATATGCGCCGGTCTGCGGGGCGCGGGGCAACCGCACGCGTACCTTCTCGAATTCGTGCCAGGCGCGGGCCGACGGCTTCAACGTAATCCACCGCGGCGAGTGCCGCCCGGATTACCGTCCGCCGGAGCCGCAGCCGCAGGCCTGCACGCGTGAATATGCTCCGGTGTGCGGCCAGCGCGGTCGCCAGCAGCAGACGTTCTCGAATGCCTGCATGGCGCGGGCCGATGGCTTCCGGGTGGTTTCGCCAGGCGAATGCCGCCGCGACGACGACCGTCCGCCGCAGGGCCAGTTCTGCACCCGCGAATACGCACCGGTCTGCGGTCAACGCGGCAGCAGAGTTCAGACCTTCCCGAATTCCTGCGAAGCGGGCGGCGCCGGCTTCCGGGTCGTACACCCCGGTGAGTGCCGCTAA
- a CDS encoding methyl-accepting chemotaxis protein: protein MKRFRISVRLYALVAFALLTMAAALTFGLLQAQDKLVGERKAMLSAMNENAIAVFDAYHKQEVAGTLSREDAQKRALEAIKAMRYQGSGYFWINDMHPTMIMHPIKPELDGRDLSANKDPNGKHLFVEFVKTVEKSGQGFVDYYWPKPGADEPVLKYSHLAGFRPWGWVVGTGVYSDDLTAMFRERAWQVAGILLAAALAIVMAALAIVRSVVKPVEKLKASMRSIADEDLSSEVPETDRGDEIGQMAKVLVVLRDSVRERLELRFREAEQQDRLASERRGNEQRQRATADAQADAMETVGAALELLASGDLTAEIGDIAPEYGKLRQDFNTAVAALRDVIGSISHSTEIVTASAGDISEAANNLSRRTEQQAAALEETAAALDEITSTVRHSSDRANEARNMVDETRASAAKSGGIVRNAIDAMGRIETSSSRISQIIGVIDEIAFQTNLLALNAGVEAARAGEAGRGFAVVAQEVRELAQRSAGAAKEIKALIGTSVREVGAGVELVRSTGDALTEIEALVNRVNEQVALIATAAREQATGLAEVNTAVNSMDQMTQQNAAMVEETTAASQTLAAESRELKMLLTKFRLRETARQTAYGRAA, encoded by the coding sequence ATGAAACGATTCAGGATTTCGGTGCGGCTCTACGCGCTCGTCGCGTTCGCACTTTTGACCATGGCGGCGGCGCTGACCTTCGGTCTGCTTCAGGCGCAGGACAAGCTCGTGGGCGAACGCAAGGCGATGCTGTCGGCAATGAACGAGAACGCCATTGCGGTGTTCGACGCCTACCACAAACAGGAAGTGGCCGGCACGCTGTCGCGCGAAGACGCGCAGAAGCGCGCCCTCGAAGCGATCAAGGCGATGCGCTACCAGGGCAGCGGTTACTTCTGGATCAACGACATGCATCCGACGATGATCATGCATCCGATCAAGCCGGAACTGGATGGCAGGGATCTTTCCGCCAACAAGGATCCCAATGGCAAGCACCTCTTTGTCGAATTTGTGAAGACGGTGGAAAAGAGCGGGCAGGGCTTCGTCGACTACTACTGGCCGAAGCCGGGCGCCGACGAGCCTGTGCTGAAGTATTCGCACCTCGCCGGCTTCAGGCCCTGGGGCTGGGTGGTCGGCACCGGCGTCTATTCCGACGACCTCACCGCCATGTTCCGTGAACGCGCGTGGCAGGTGGCCGGCATTCTTCTCGCCGCGGCGCTGGCGATCGTGATGGCGGCGCTGGCGATCGTGCGCAGCGTCGTCAAGCCGGTCGAAAAGCTGAAGGCCTCGATGCGGTCGATTGCCGATGAGGACCTGTCATCCGAAGTGCCGGAAACCGACCGCGGAGACGAGATCGGCCAGATGGCCAAGGTTCTCGTCGTGCTGCGCGACTCGGTGCGCGAGCGACTGGAGCTGCGCTTCCGTGAGGCCGAGCAACAGGACAGGCTGGCGTCCGAGCGGCGCGGCAATGAGCAGCGCCAGCGGGCAACGGCCGACGCACAGGCCGATGCGATGGAGACAGTCGGTGCCGCCCTCGAACTGCTGGCAAGCGGTGACCTGACGGCTGAAATTGGCGATATCGCCCCTGAGTACGGCAAGCTGAGGCAGGACTTCAACACGGCCGTTGCTGCTCTGCGCGATGTCATCGGTTCAATCTCGCATTCGACCGAGATCGTCACCGCCAGCGCTGGAGACATTTCGGAGGCGGCCAACAACCTGTCGCGCCGTACCGAACAGCAGGCGGCGGCACTGGAAGAGACGGCAGCTGCCCTCGACGAGATTACGTCGACGGTGCGTCATTCCTCCGACCGGGCCAACGAAGCGCGCAACATGGTCGATGAGACCAGGGCGAGTGCTGCGAAATCCGGCGGCATCGTGCGCAATGCCATCGACGCCATGGGGCGGATCGAGACCTCATCGAGCCGGATCAGCCAGATCATCGGCGTGATCGACGAGATCGCCTTCCAGACCAACCTTCTGGCGCTGAACGCCGGCGTCGAAGCGGCGCGGGCAGGCGAAGCCGGCCGTGGCTTTGCCGTGGTTGCGCAGGAAGTGCGCGAACTGGCGCAACGTTCTGCCGGTGCCGCCAAGGAGATCAAGGCACTGATCGGAACATCGGTGCGCGAAGTTGGCGCCGGCGTCGAGCTCGTGCGCTCGACCGGCGATGCGCTGACGGAGATCGAAGCGCTGGTCAACCGCGTCAACGAACAGGTCGCCTTGATTGCAACGGCAGCCCGCGAACAGGCGACCGGCCTGGCGGAGGTCAATACCGCCGTCAACAGCATGGACCAGATGACCCAGCAGAACGCCGCCATGGTGGAGGAGACGACGGCAGCAAGCCAGACGCTCGCAGCCGAGAGCCGCGAACTGAAGATGCTGCTGACCAAGTTCCGGTTGCGGGAAACAGCAAGGCAGACCGCTTACGGTCGCGCTGCCTGA
- a CDS encoding Asp/Glu racemase, producing the protein MIIACLHTADSNVAVFEAAARELGLAAGVLRHAVRPDLLEAAERAGGLTDDIAEETAAALTALAGGADAVLLTCSTLGPSTAIVREAPVPVLRTDAALAEKAASIGEKVVALCAVETTVAPTTALFAEATKRKGVALEVRLVAGAWGLFKAGDRDGYLAAIADAADAAYNDGAAIVALAQASMAGAAELVRRGTRPLTSPSAGLSAALEQIAQMASRVAR; encoded by the coding sequence TTGATCATCGCGTGCCTGCATACCGCCGACAGCAACGTCGCCGTCTTCGAAGCCGCCGCGCGCGAACTCGGCCTTGCCGCGGGCGTGCTTCGCCATGCGGTGCGGCCGGACCTGCTCGAGGCTGCGGAACGGGCAGGCGGGCTCACCGACGATATAGCCGAGGAGACGGCTGCAGCGCTGACGGCGCTTGCAGGCGGCGCCGACGCCGTGCTCCTCACCTGTTCGACGCTCGGGCCGAGTACCGCGATCGTGCGTGAAGCGCCGGTGCCGGTGTTGCGGACTGATGCCGCGCTTGCCGAAAAGGCAGCGTCGATCGGAGAAAAGGTGGTGGCGCTCTGCGCCGTCGAAACGACCGTGGCGCCGACCACTGCGCTTTTTGCCGAGGCCACGAAGCGAAAGGGTGTGGCGCTCGAGGTGCGTCTCGTCGCAGGCGCATGGGGTCTGTTCAAGGCCGGTGACCGCGATGGCTATCTCGCCGCAATCGCCGATGCAGCCGACGCCGCCTATAACGATGGCGCGGCGATTGTCGCTCTCGCTCAAGCCTCCATGGCCGGGGCGGCCGAGCTTGTGCGTCGAGGAACGCGCCCCTTGACGAGCCCGTCTGCGGGGCTGAGCGCCGCGTTGGAACAGATCGCGCAGATGGCCTCGCGGGTTGCGCGATGA
- a CDS encoding GNAT family N-acetyltransferase, translated as MNALIRLTREDDAPALPDIERSSGEAFRTVPELAWIADDDVQSVASHLEFVRSGLSWVAVDDRDRPLGFLCAEISDGALHIWQLAVLHERQGLGLGRALFAAAIAHARDRSLGEVTLTTFRELVWNERFYRKLGFLTLGEEELGSRLAQILAKEATNGLPAERRCAMRLSLDGAQPDMRDDSLVR; from the coding sequence ATGAACGCCCTGATACGACTGACCCGTGAAGACGATGCGCCAGCGCTGCCCGATATCGAGAGATCGTCGGGTGAGGCATTTCGCACCGTGCCCGAGCTTGCCTGGATTGCTGACGACGACGTCCAGTCGGTCGCATCGCATCTGGAATTCGTTCGCTCCGGTCTTTCCTGGGTTGCGGTCGACGATCGCGACCGCCCGCTTGGATTTCTTTGCGCCGAGATCAGCGATGGTGCTCTGCACATCTGGCAGCTCGCGGTGCTGCACGAGCGGCAAGGCCTTGGACTTGGGCGCGCCTTGTTCGCAGCCGCTATCGCGCATGCGCGCGACCGCTCGCTTGGCGAGGTGACGCTGACCACGTTCCGCGAACTCGTCTGGAACGAGCGCTTCTATCGCAAGCTCGGCTTCCTGACGCTCGGCGAAGAAGAGCTCGGCTCGCGGCTGGCCCAGATCCTGGCGAAGGAGGCGACAAACGGCCTACCGGCCGAGCGGCGCTGCGCGATGCGCCTGTCGCTCGACGGTGCGCAGCCGGACATGCGCGACGATAGCCTCGTTCGTTGA
- a CDS encoding acyl-CoA thioesterase: protein MTADNKPTGELTLRTLAMPADANAAGDIFGGWVMAQMDLSCGIRAAERARGRVVTAAVKEMAFALPIKIGDTLCIYTDVVKVGRTSMTLKVEAWAQRYLSHLMEKVTDAIFVMVALDENGKPKAVPEE, encoded by the coding sequence ATGACCGCAGACAACAAACCGACCGGCGAACTGACCTTGCGCACGCTCGCAATGCCTGCCGACGCCAATGCCGCCGGCGATATTTTCGGCGGCTGGGTCATGGCGCAGATGGACCTTTCCTGCGGCATTCGCGCCGCCGAGCGGGCCCGTGGCCGCGTGGTGACGGCAGCGGTGAAGGAAATGGCCTTCGCGCTACCGATCAAGATCGGCGATACGCTCTGCATCTACACCGATGTCGTCAAGGTCGGACGCACATCGATGACGCTCAAGGTCGAGGCCTGGGCGCAGCGCTATCTCTCGCATCTGATGGAAAAGGTGACCGACGCGATCTTCGTCATGGTCGCGCTCGACGAAAATGGCAAGCCGAAGGCGGTACCGGAGGAATAG
- a CDS encoding DMT family protein, giving the protein MSFSINPAYLWPILLLLISNVFMTFAWYGHLKYTSSPLYMAIVASWGIAFFEYCLAVPANRIGHEVYSAAQLKTMQEVITLLVFAAFSVFWLKESIGWNHLVGFSLIAIGASFIFKG; this is encoded by the coding sequence ATGTCGTTCTCCATCAATCCGGCCTATCTCTGGCCGATCCTGCTGCTCCTGATCTCCAACGTCTTCATGACATTCGCCTGGTATGGGCACCTGAAATACACGTCGTCGCCGCTGTACATGGCGATCGTCGCCAGTTGGGGCATTGCCTTCTTCGAATATTGTCTGGCCGTGCCGGCAAATCGTATCGGCCACGAGGTCTACTCCGCGGCACAGTTGAAGACGATGCAGGAGGTAATCACGCTCTTGGTGTTCGCGGCGTTCTCGGTCTTCTGGCTGAAGGAATCGATCGGCTGGAACCATCTCGTCGGCTTCTCCCTGATCGCCATCGGTGCCTCGTTCATCTTCAAGGGGTGA
- a CDS encoding ATP-binding cassette domain-containing protein: protein MSVIALHPKQKQEASDTPATSLGPTSPSPVSTNAPLDFSLRGITKRFGDKTVLDGIDLDVPQGQFVAVIGKSGCGKSTLLRILAGLDSPTSGTLTVAGGRASERRSRIMFQEPRLLPWARIGRNVEIGLTGIAKGEVARDLSLQILKDVGLVDRAEEWPSVLSGGQKQRVALARALVAHPFILALDEPLGALDALTRIEMQQLLERIWQQQNFTAVLVTHDVAEAVALADRVVVIDEGRIALDLSIPLARPRRHGSPETARLEGQILDRSFGRG, encoded by the coding sequence ATGTCCGTCATCGCCCTACATCCAAAACAGAAACAGGAAGCGAGCGACACCCCCGCGACCAGCCTGGGTCCCACCTCGCCGTCACCAGTTTCGACAAACGCTCCGCTCGACTTCTCGCTCCGCGGCATCACCAAACGCTTCGGTGACAAGACCGTTCTCGACGGCATCGATCTCGATGTACCGCAGGGGCAGTTCGTCGCCGTTATCGGCAAGAGCGGCTGCGGCAAGAGCACCTTGCTGCGCATCCTCGCCGGGCTGGATAGCCCAACGAGTGGCACCCTGACCGTTGCCGGCGGCAGGGCGTCGGAGCGGCGCAGCCGCATCATGTTTCAGGAGCCGCGGCTTTTGCCCTGGGCGAGGATCGGCCGCAATGTCGAAATCGGCCTCACCGGCATCGCCAAGGGCGAAGTCGCCCGCGACCTCTCGCTCCAGATCCTTAAAGACGTCGGTCTTGTCGACCGCGCTGAGGAATGGCCGTCGGTGCTGTCGGGTGGGCAGAAGCAGCGCGTGGCGCTGGCCCGGGCGCTGGTCGCTCACCCCTTCATCCTGGCGCTTGACGAGCCGCTTGGCGCACTCGACGCCCTGACGCGCATCGAGATGCAGCAGCTCCTGGAGCGCATCTGGCAACAACAGAACTTTACCGCCGTACTTGTCACCCACGATGTGGCCGAGGCCGTGGCGCTTGCCGACCGCGTCGTCGTCATCGATGAAGGCCGCATTGCGCTCGACCTGTCGATCCCGCTCGCCCGCCCGCGCCGACATGGCAGCCCCGAAACCGCCCGGCTCGAAGGGCAAATCCTGGATCGATCGTTCGGCCGGGGATAA
- a CDS encoding ABC transporter permease subunit, whose product MVRTAPNTVARNLAGWLLPAALILAWEAASRAGLISESVMAPPSAVLAAFVRLLASGELVENIGISTLRALSGFVIGGSIGFAFGLANGLSRLSRDLTDTTLQMVRNIPHLALIPLVILWFGIDEEAKLFLVALGVFFPIYVNTLLGIQGVDPQLVEMGRIYGMSRRELFFRVILPGALPAIFVGLRYALGIMWLTLIVAETIAASSGLGYMAMQAREFLLIDVVILSILIYALLGKLADSFARLLERLTLQWHPAFQPA is encoded by the coding sequence ATGGTGAGAACCGCACCGAACACCGTCGCGCGCAACCTTGCGGGCTGGCTGCTGCCCGCCGCCCTGATCCTTGCCTGGGAAGCGGCTTCCCGCGCGGGCCTGATTTCCGAGAGCGTGATGGCGCCGCCCTCGGCCGTGCTTGCCGCCTTCGTCCGTCTCCTCGCCTCGGGAGAGCTTGTCGAAAACATCGGCATCAGCACGCTGCGGGCACTTTCGGGTTTTGTCATCGGCGGTTCGATCGGTTTTGCGTTCGGACTTGCCAACGGCCTGTCACGCTTGAGCCGGGATCTGACCGACACGACGCTGCAGATGGTGCGCAACATTCCGCATCTGGCACTGATCCCGCTGGTCATCCTGTGGTTCGGCATCGACGAAGAGGCCAAGCTGTTCCTCGTCGCGCTCGGCGTCTTCTTCCCGATCTACGTCAACACGCTGCTCGGCATCCAGGGAGTCGACCCGCAGCTCGTGGAGATGGGCCGGATCTACGGCATGTCGAGGCGCGAACTCTTCTTCCGCGTCATCCTGCCAGGCGCCCTGCCGGCAATCTTCGTCGGCCTGCGCTATGCGCTCGGCATCATGTGGCTGACGCTGATTGTGGCCGAGACGATCGCGGCCTCCTCAGGCCTCGGCTACATGGCGATGCAGGCACGGGAGTTCCTGCTGATCGATGTCGTCATCCTGTCGATCCTGATCTACGCGCTGCTCGGCAAACTCGCAGATAGCTTCGCACGGTTGCTCGAGCGACTGACGCTGCAATGGCACCCGGCCTTCCAGCCGGCCTGA
- a CDS encoding adenylate/guanylate cyclase domain-containing protein: protein MERKLAVILAADVAGYSRLVATDEEGTLATLGTYCATIGDLVAEHGGRIFSTAGDSVVAEFHSAVQGVRAAVAIQRALQRRNADLAPEKRMEFRIGINLGDVVVEGTNLLGDGVNVAARLQQVARPAGVCISGTLHDQIEGKLDFPMVKLGEQTLKNMPRPVLVHSVDWREDPTVPDLPGMPLRLPNKPSIAVLPFLNMSDDPGQDYFADGLTEDIITGLSLCRWFFVIARNSSFAYKGHAADAKQIGRDLGVRYIVEGSVRRSGSRVRVTGQLIEAETGVHLWAQRFDREVADIFAIQDELTQHVVAAIEPEILIGENRRALLRGTENLDAYECHMRGTLLHNAQDTAAHFSEAIDWHRRAIALDPDFGRAHMMLARSLYARCFFGFSDDIDRDRTELLAAAERAIALEDRDPYSHYVMCLANFAAHRPHAAVAEAQQAIDLNPNLALAYMALGWARIFIGRFAEALDPLHKALRLSPHDPLTYLFLNRLALAHYHLGNYEEAQHHAERGLLLRRTYFNLVVVLACLGQLGRTEDTCKLIDEAIANAPSDLKRYWQILTAYVDPADYAHFTDGLRKAGLPAIP from the coding sequence TTGGAACGGAAGCTCGCAGTCATCCTCGCTGCCGATGTCGCTGGCTATAGTCGCCTCGTCGCGACCGACGAGGAAGGTACGCTTGCGACGCTGGGCACCTATTGCGCCACGATCGGCGACCTCGTCGCCGAGCATGGCGGTCGCATTTTCAGCACTGCCGGTGACAGCGTCGTCGCCGAGTTCCACAGCGCCGTCCAGGGGGTCCGCGCCGCCGTTGCTATCCAGCGCGCCCTGCAACGCCGCAATGCCGATCTGGCGCCGGAGAAACGCATGGAGTTCCGCATCGGCATCAATCTCGGCGACGTCGTGGTCGAAGGCACAAACCTGTTGGGCGACGGCGTCAACGTCGCAGCGCGGCTGCAGCAGGTGGCGCGACCGGCCGGCGTCTGCATCTCGGGAACGCTGCACGACCAGATCGAGGGCAAGCTCGACTTCCCCATGGTCAAGCTCGGCGAGCAGACGCTCAAGAACATGCCGCGGCCGGTGCTGGTGCACAGCGTCGACTGGCGCGAAGACCCGACGGTGCCCGACCTGCCCGGCATGCCGCTCCGCCTGCCGAACAAGCCGTCGATCGCCGTGCTCCCCTTCCTCAACATGTCGGACGATCCCGGCCAGGACTACTTCGCCGACGGGTTGACCGAGGACATCATCACCGGGCTCTCGCTCTGTCGCTGGTTCTTCGTCATCGCGCGGAACTCCTCCTTCGCCTACAAGGGGCACGCAGCGGACGCGAAGCAGATCGGCCGCGATCTCGGCGTGCGCTACATCGTCGAGGGCAGCGTGCGCCGATCAGGAAGCCGCGTGCGTGTCACCGGGCAATTGATCGAGGCCGAGACCGGCGTGCATCTCTGGGCGCAGCGCTTCGATCGCGAAGTGGCGGACATCTTCGCCATCCAGGACGAACTCACCCAGCACGTCGTCGCCGCCATCGAGCCGGAAATTCTGATCGGCGAAAATCGGCGAGCGCTGTTGCGCGGCACCGAGAACCTCGACGCCTACGAATGCCATATGCGCGGCACGCTGCTGCACAACGCCCAGGACACGGCCGCGCATTTCTCCGAGGCGATCGACTGGCATCGTCGTGCCATCGCGCTCGATCCGGATTTCGGCCGCGCCCATATGATGCTGGCGCGTTCGCTCTACGCCCGATGTTTCTTCGGCTTCAGCGACGATATCGACCGCGACAGGACTGAACTGCTCGCCGCAGCCGAGCGCGCCATCGCGCTCGAAGATCGGGATCCCTATTCGCACTACGTCATGTGCCTTGCCAATTTCGCAGCCCATCGTCCGCATGCGGCCGTTGCCGAAGCGCAGCAGGCGATCGATCTCAACCCCAATCTCGCATTGGCCTATATGGCACTCGGCTGGGCCCGCATTTTCATCGGCCGCTTCGCCGAAGCGCTCGATCCACTGCACAAGGCCTTGCGTCTGAGCCCGCACGATCCGCTGACCTATCTCTTCCTTAACCGGCTCGCGCTTGCCCACTATCATCTCGGCAATTACGAGGAGGCGCAGCACCATGCCGAGCGCGGACTGCTGTTGCGGCGCACCTATTTCAATCTGGTCGTTGTGCTCGCCTGCCTCGGCCAGCTCGGGCGCACGGAGGATACCTGCAAGCTTATCGACGAGGCGATCGCCAACGCCCCCTCTGATCTCAAGCGCTACTGGCAGATCCTCACCGCCTATGTCGATCCCGCCGACTACGCGCATTTCACCGACGGGCTGCGCAAGGCGGGCCTGCCCGCTATACCGTGA
- a CDS encoding TIGR02594 family protein: MKVLAFLAAAYVALLTPDVATAGMLAQAQQYNGLHEVKNNKRLRTALGINPARTPWCGHFMGLIARKAGRTPPQSFGIARSWLRFGAPVKLSYARPGDIIVVRTGRSYHVGIISALSKSTAKVIGGNQSGRVTVSQFTRGQVVAVRR; the protein is encoded by the coding sequence ATGAAGGTCCTGGCGTTTCTCGCGGCTGCCTATGTCGCGCTTTTGACACCGGATGTGGCCACGGCGGGCATGTTGGCCCAGGCCCAGCAATATAACGGCCTGCACGAGGTCAAGAACAACAAGCGGCTCCGGACCGCGCTCGGCATCAATCCGGCCCGCACCCCCTGGTGCGGCCACTTCATGGGCTTGATAGCCCGTAAGGCTGGCCGAACACCGCCACAAAGCTTCGGCATCGCCCGCTCCTGGCTGCGTTTCGGCGCGCCGGTCAAGCTGTCCTATGCCCGTCCCGGCGACATCATCGTTGTGCGCACCGGCCGCAGCTATCACGTCGGCATCATCTCCGCCCTGTCCAAATCGACGGCGAAGGTGATTGGCGGCAACCAATCGGGTCGCGTCACGGTTTCGCAGTTCACCCGCGGTCAGGTGGTCGCAGTTAGACGTTAG
- a CDS encoding aliphatic sulfonate ABC transporter substrate-binding protein, whose protein sequence is MFKLTRRLFGTGLFTAAVLASFGVMAEELKEFRIGFQKTGLPVVAQQQKVIEKALEPKGIAVSWVEFTAGPPLVEALNVGSIDVGWTGDAPPIFGQAAGSAIVYAAALPSNGKGEAIFVKPGSPIQTLADLKGKKIGVGKGTSAHNLVVAALEKAGIGFGDVTPVYLSPADAAAAFASDKIDAWAVWDPFFAIAETRYKPRILTTSAETLKVNTYFLANRDFAANHADAVTTTIAALKEASVWADANRDKVAAALHEVTGVPLEAQTIAANRSVFSIGPITDDIVAGQQQTADRFFKLGLIPKQITISDAVWTAPGN, encoded by the coding sequence ATGTTCAAACTGACCAGACGGCTTTTCGGCACCGGCCTCTTCACCGCCGCAGTACTGGCCTCCTTCGGCGTCATGGCCGAAGAGCTGAAGGAATTCCGCATCGGCTTCCAAAAGACCGGCCTGCCTGTTGTCGCCCAGCAGCAGAAGGTTATCGAGAAAGCGCTGGAGCCGAAAGGCATCGCCGTTTCCTGGGTGGAGTTCACCGCCGGGCCACCGCTGGTCGAAGCGTTGAACGTCGGTTCCATCGATGTCGGCTGGACCGGCGACGCACCGCCGATCTTCGGCCAGGCCGCCGGCTCGGCGATCGTCTATGCCGCTGCACTTCCGTCGAACGGCAAGGGCGAAGCGATCTTCGTCAAGCCGGGCTCGCCGATCCAGACGCTCGCGGATCTCAAGGGCAAGAAGATCGGTGTCGGCAAGGGCACCAGCGCCCACAATCTGGTGGTCGCTGCTCTGGAGAAGGCAGGCATCGGCTTCGGCGACGTTACCCCTGTTTATCTGAGCCCCGCCGATGCGGCGGCCGCCTTCGCCAGCGACAAGATCGATGCCTGGGCTGTCTGGGATCCATTCTTCGCCATCGCCGAAACGCGCTACAAGCCACGCATTCTGACGACGTCGGCCGAGACCTTGAAGGTCAACACCTATTTCCTCGCCAACCGCGACTTCGCTGCCAACCATGCAGACGCCGTCACCACCACGATTGCAGCGCTGAAGGAGGCCTCCGTCTGGGCCGACGCCAACCGCGACAAGGTGGCGGCCGCCTTGCATGAGGTGACCGGCGTGCCGCTTGAGGCACAGACGATCGCGGCGAACCGCAGCGTCTTTTCGATCGGGCCGATCACCGACGATATCGTCGCCGGCCAGCAGCAGACCGCCGATCGCTTCTTCAAGCTCGGGCTCATCCCCAAGCAGATCACCATTTCCGATGCTGTCTGGACGGCGCCGGGCAACTGA
- a CDS encoding RDD family protein, whose amino-acid sequence MTSIWGVPEGRAFVSTLIDVDDKPAQRSISLAIDETGKPIEFESMQVGRGVLDQLAPLVFFCLCSAGFIARFGTTPGKRLLALRVVQGNGEPLPFASAAKRETLRMLPSILLTVFGAPMMLLSALAIFGTGDILMDAVETVTVFGAPAQVILLASFLVFTLFALIWWVFPFMRWRGQTIYDRLTGSHVASGEPFSERRVHLQRQRPDGQMTPLQRRASNRTRQERCNALN is encoded by the coding sequence ATGACGTCCATATGGGGAGTGCCCGAAGGCAGGGCGTTCGTTTCAACATTGATCGATGTTGATGACAAACCGGCACAACGCTCGATCAGTCTTGCGATCGACGAGACCGGCAAGCCGATTGAATTTGAATCCATGCAGGTCGGACGCGGCGTTCTGGACCAACTCGCGCCGCTGGTTTTCTTCTGCTTGTGCAGTGCCGGCTTCATAGCACGCTTCGGCACCACGCCCGGCAAACGGCTGCTCGCCTTGCGCGTGGTTCAGGGCAACGGCGAACCGCTGCCGTTTGCCTCGGCCGCCAAGCGAGAGACGTTACGGATGCTGCCGTCAATACTGCTCACTGTATTCGGTGCGCCGATGATGCTCCTGTCGGCGTTAGCGATCTTTGGCACCGGCGACATTCTGATGGATGCAGTCGAAACCGTGACTGTTTTCGGCGCTCCCGCCCAGGTCATCCTGTTGGCCAGCTTTCTGGTCTTCACGCTTTTCGCTCTGATCTGGTGGGTTTTTCCCTTCATGCGCTGGCGCGGCCAGACAATCTACGATCGTCTGACTGGCTCCCATGTCGCGTCAGGCGAACCGTTCAGCGAACGGCGGGTTCACCTGCAGCGACAGCGTCCTGACGGACAGATGACGCCATTACAGCGCCGCGCGTCAAACAGGACGCGCCAAGAACGCTGTAACGCTTTGAACTAG